TGGAATCGCAGCGAAGTGGCAAACGGTAATGGTAATAGTAACAGCAACATTTTCGACCTGGTCGATGACGAGCAAAAGCGGGCGGCGGTCGAGTTTTGGCTACTGGTCAAAATGATCGCCATGGCCGTGGTGCTGGGACTCATGATACTCGTCACCATCATAGGCAAGTACAAGTACTTAATCAAAACCAAATTTGGatccaaatttaaattaccaAAGCGAAGTGGGGGAGTGGGTATGCACATTAAATTATCCTCAAATTTATGCCATGGGGATATGGCTGTGAAAAGTTTCCATATCgccgacaaaaaaaaagtaactgAGCtgtaaatgaagtaaaatttatGATGCAGAAGATTTTTATTGCGCCCTCTTGGaagatttttattgatttttgggCTTGCAGAGATGATTTGCAGCCGCTTGCTCTAAGCAATGGGCCTTTTGGAATTTCTCGAAAGATGGGCGTCGGGTGCTCAAGGATGGTGGCTGATTGTTTTGGTTGGCTAGATGATGTACGAGGAGTTCTTTGAGTTAAGCGCCGCAAAGATGCcggcaaaaaaaggaaaatgggaaggAAAAACGAGGAAAAGTTTCCAAAAAGTGTTTGCCGCGGCACGTGAAAAGCTATTAAAATGGCGCCAAGGcgtcaaatgcaaattacgACGAACACACACTTTCTGGCACACGATGTGAAAGAGGTGTGATTATACAGCGAGAAAAATGCTCAGTTGATTCTGGCAGTTTGCTAGTATTCGAATATTTCCTATATGCAAAAAGGAAGTGGGAAAAGGGACTAACTTTAAAAAACTATATAAGGTTTAATAACATAGTTAAGCTACTGGAAGTTAGGTGCATattaataactttaaataaCATACTAAAATGACACCCaaactaaattaattaagaTTTACTTCCAACCGCATAAGGCCGACAAGTGATGATATCACATTGCACGTTTGCCACAAATCTAGTAATTAAGTGATTTTACTAAGAATTCAAAATCATAATTAGTAAGCTAGAAAACAATTACTAAATTTGAGGCAGTAATTACGGGCATGTCCATTTATCATGTCGGGCATGGCAAAGCCATTTACTCAAAGGACATAATTACCCTATTTATTCCCAGACATTTTCTTTGCATACTCTTGTTGCACAGACAGCTCAACTTAAATAAGGTTTTAATATCAGCGAGGATTGAGGGCTGCGGGGAATTCTGACAGAAAGCAATACCTAACCAAGCACCGAATTCATAAACATTTTCCTCTGtacgagcacacacacacacatacacacatctAGAGCTGGGAACACACGTCGTATGAGCAATATTGCAGTGCATTTTCTGGCAGGGGCCAAGCGACGACAAAACGTTTTGACAACCTGCAGACAAGCTCGCTGTCTCAGCAGCTCCAGTCTCCCAGGTTCTCCGAAGCTCCAAGGGGGGCTGCAAGGGGGAGGGGCTGGAAGTGGTGGGTCTGGTTGGtgttcgggcgccactgtGGCTGCCACGGCAAAGAAGGGTATGGATGAGATGAGGTGGCAGTGCGGCAATTACAATTTGCCAAGTTGCATGCGCTTAATCAAAGCAAGCAACGAcaatgatgatggcgatgatggaGCTTGGAGCAGCCATCCAGTTCTCATTTGCATCCCACAGGCGCAGTGGGGGGTTGCAAGGTAGAAAGGCAGCGGGGGGGGCACATGCACGATTGCCTGCAATTAGGCCGGAAAATGAAGACTCCTTTGACACGAAGCCTTTGCCACTGATTGATTTTGCACGTCTCCGTGGAAAGTTTTCCATCGCCCATTTCCCATCTGCCCAAAAAACGAACACACATATGTAAGTTAATGACTCCCGGCCACTCAACGTTTCCAATGAACTGCATTCGCATTTGCTTACCCATTCATTGGCACTCGAATGGAAAACTTAGTGCGGCATTTACCGCTTCacttaatattatatatatcaatttatcaatttattgcTTACTGATGGCGCTCCTTTCTCATATTCAACTATCCACAGGCAATGTATTCGTAATTGCCGCCATTATACTCGAGAGAAACTTGCAGAATGTTGCCAATTATTTGGTTGCATCTCTGGCAGTGGCTGATTTATTTGTTGCCTGCCTCGTCATGCCGCTTGGCGCCGTCTACGAGGTAAGTactacacagaaagaaataatttGCCATTAAATTGCAAAGCATTATCTAGAGAGTATTGTAGACAAAGGCAAGGCGAACTTGTAAAAATGATATGCAAAATAGGAACAGTAAGAAGCCATTTTAAATCCATATACATTTGCACACATTTCCAATTTATTGGATAGTTAGACCTTTTAGGGCATTTCAAGAGTTTGTTACTGTGTACCCCCACTGGTATTGCAGAACCAACTCGATTACCCTAATGGAAACTTGAGCAGGAATgctggcaaatgaaattagGCGCCAAAGAGTTGACACTGGCCCAGGGCAACCTCGTTTGCCGGGCGACTAATTGTTTCAATTGCATCATCGCAGGCAAACAATGTGTTGCTAAAAGTCACTCCTTTCTGTCTCCTTTCTCCTGATTTCTCTACGCCCTCCACTGACTCTTCAATGACTCTCCTCGTTGCTGTGCCGGTAGATAAGTAATGGATGGATATTGGGACCGGAACTGTGCGACATTTGGACGTCTTGCGATGTCCTTTGCTGCACAGCATCCATACTGCACCTGGTGGCCATTGCGGCGGACAGGTGAGTGCTGCCATTCAGTCATCTCTTTCCCGTTGCGACAAATGGCAATTTGAACTtccttcctcctccttccgTTGCAGATATTGGACCGTGACCAATATCGACTACAACAATCTGCGGACGCCGCGACGCGTATTCCTCATGATTTTCTGCGTCTGGTTTGCGGCGCTGATTGTTTCCCTGGCCCCACAATTTGGCTGGAAGGATCCGGATTACATGAAGCGCATCGAGGAGCAGCACTGCATGGTGTCCCAGGATGTGGGCTATCAGGTGAGCAACACTGATTGCCGCAATCTGCAGTGTGGGGGGTTTAGTTAAGATACCTGGTCTAAGTATTGAATCATTCATTGGGTTCGTTCTCAGCTCATTTACATAGATATATGCACATGCCTTACCTTGCAACTGATTATAATAGACATTTGTGTTCCCTTTCTGCTTCCCTTAGATATTTGCCACCTGTTGCACCTTCTATGTGCCGCTGCTGGTGATTCTGTTTCTGTACTGGAAAATCTACATTATCGCCAGGAAGCGCATCCAGCGACGCGCCCAGAAGTCATTCAATGTCACACTAACCGAGACTGACGTAAGTGAATCAATGACAAGACAATCGCAGTTAGAGCTAAGTGCCTCACCAAACGCGAGTGATGAATGCCAAGTGTCCACTTAGCCAGCCAGCCTCCCATGGAGTAGAGTGgaaatattactcatacgcccagTGGCACAAATAATCATACATGTGCCACAAGTTCCATTCTGCCACATCCCTTTTATACTATtatttcttcgttttttttttggctggctAAGTGGATGTTGAGGTTGCTGTTCGAGAAGTGTATTTGCCTGCCTTCCATAATGAGTGTGTCATTAACAGAATGTCGGGGGAAGTCCTCAGTGCTCAGATGCTCAGCTGCTCATTAGCATGCCCAAGTGAGCACTCGAAGCGAGCCGCTGCCgcgaaagccaaacaaatgccGACCGAGATTTATGATCACCCCAATGTGTGGCGATGTTTGAGGGGCAGATAAATACACTGGCAATAAGGCATTAGAAACTTATCATATAATTTAGATAATAATAGTTAAGCGTAGTTACTATTTCCAAAGTAACATTCCTAAGCTGAtcatttatattgaaatattgGCTTACACAAAAAGCAGTACTTATAATATAATGATTATAATAATAGTTAAGCTCAGTTACTGTTTTCTAAGTAACATTCCTAAGCTGATcatatatattgatatattagTTTACACAAAAAGAAgtcatatttacattttaagttttttattttgttcccAAAGAAATTCGTATATTTTTGTCAGTGTACCTAGAGCAACTAAACCCAAAGGAACGTCGAGAATTTCGCATAatgcatttgatttgttttcatttcgttgACAAGACACAAGCCAAATGTGCTTCCCCCGAAACGTTTTCATCGAGTTCGTAAACAAACAGTACCCATAAACTAAGTacttaccttatttatttctatcgatcttTCGCGCAGTGCGACTCGGCGGTGCGGGAGCTGAAGAAGGAGCGCGGCAAGCGGCGGGCGGAGCGGAAGCGTCTGGAATCGGGCGAGCGGACCCCCGTGGACGGCGACGGGACGGGCGGCCAGTTGCAGCGACGTCCGCGCAAGCGGATGCGTATTTGCTTTGGCCGAAATACGAACACGGCCAATGTGGTGGCGGGATCGGAGGGCGCGGTGGCCAGATCGATGGCGGCCATTGCCGTGGACTTTGCCAGTTTGGCCATCACGCGCGAGGAGACCGAGTTCAGCACCAGCAACTACGACAACAAAAGCCACGCGGGCACCGAACTAACCACCGTGTCCAGCGATGCGGATGATGTAAGTACGCCCATTGGGTTGGAATGTATAATTAAGAACTGCAAGTAGGGCTACACTTTAAGACtggttatattttttcatgGCAAATAAGATTTAAGTTGTACCAGCCGAACTACAAGAAAAATCGGTAGAATTGAATTTACTTTCAAGCAGACAGATTTAATAACTGAGAACCATTTAAGTGCTTAAGCAGGTCCGTCTTATATTCATAGTCATTTGTGCTCGTGGCGCGCCCTTTGTTCGTGTGAGATTAACCCGTATTACCCCCGCTTAACCCCTTAGTATCGCACCAGCAACGCGAATGAAATCATCACGCTGTCGCAGCAGGTGGCCCATGCCACGCAGCACCATCTGATAGCCTCGCATCTGAATGCCATTACGCCGCTGGCCCAGTCCATCGCCATGGGTGGTGTTGCCTGCCTGACCACGACCTCGCCCTCGGAGAAGCCAGTgtcaggagcagcagcagcagcaggagcgggagtaggagctggagcagcaggaggagcgggagcgggagctggCGGCAGTGGGAGCGGAAGTGGTGAGGAGGGGCCGGGAACGGAGGGCAAGAGTGCCGGAGTGGGACTGGGCGGAGTGCTGGCCAGCATTGCCAATCCGCACCAGAAGCTGGCCAAGCGGCGACAGCTCCTGGAGGCGAAGAGGGAGCGGAAGGCCGCCCAGACACTGGCCATCATCACCGGCGCCTTCGTCATCTGCTGGCTGCCATTCTTCGTGATGGCGCTCACCATGAGCCTGTGCAAGGAGTGCGAGATCCACACGGCGGTGGCGTCGCTCTTCCTCTGGCTGGGCTACTTCAACTCGACCTTGAATCCGGTATGTAAATTAGCTCCTGGCTCGGGTATCCTTGGATTCGCCTTCAAGTGCTACCCTTTACTGCAAATAGCTTTGAAATCcaataccttttttttgtgtgacATTTATAAATACCTTTTTAGCTTGCTATTAAGAAACGAATGACAAAAAAtgactttatttttaacattttcattgtctataaataatttccattgTACCAGGTCATCTACACCATCTTCAATCCAGAGTTTCGACGGGCCTTCAAGAGGATTCTCTTCGGTCGCAAGGCTGCCGCTCGAGCGCGCAGTGCGAAAATTTGATTTCAACTGAAGGATAACGAGGACCAGTATTTGTAATTAAGGTCGAAGGAAGGCGAAGGATTTTCTCCTGGTCTATACAGACGGGCAGACAGGCAATATGCCACGGAATTGGCATTGTATAAAGGCAAACTAGAGAGTAGAGACGATGTTTTAGCAGTGACAATCCTAACTAGCTGTAACTAATTAACTAAAATTCCTCACCACACACACGTGCCCCAAAAAGACAAAAACGCgataaatgaaatatgaatagaAACCAATCGAGAAATGAAATCGTGGAATTATGGTAGCTGATACTCACTAACTCTAAGCTATGCGTATGTATTAGCAATTAGTAATTTATAGATATTTCTAAAGTCTTCCCTGTGTCTTAAAGAAACCCAAAAGTAGTACGCTTAGATACCCTAGAAACCCTAAGTAGATCGGATGAACAGTGATTGCAGATCGAAGATAGTGATCGGTGgttatatatacgagtatatataggCTGGGTCCAAAGAACTTCTTACGCTTTCATATTCTGTGTTAGTTAAACGCGTTTGTTTTCTAGCCTAAGCTGCAAAATGCTCAATTATTTCAATTGCAAAGGCACATTTACATAACGGTCAATATCAACAATGATTATCGAATTTACACAGCTAACTCATAACGACACTAAAAACCAAATGCAAATCGGAAATGTTGCAT
This sequence is a window from Drosophila teissieri strain GT53w chromosome 2R, Prin_Dtei_1.1, whole genome shotgun sequence. Protein-coding genes within it:
- the LOC122613299 gene encoding 5-hydroxytryptamine receptor 2B, encoding MLKTVTTAMMAASNDDVPASILEIELPAILLNESLFIELNGNLTQLVDTTTANLSQIAWNRSEVANGNGNSNSNIFDLVDDEQKRAAVEFWLLVKMIAMAVVLGLMILVTIIGNVFVIAAIILERNLQNVANYLVASLAVADLFVACLVMPLGAVYEISNGWILGPELCDIWTSCDVLCCTASILHLVAIAADRYWTVTNIDYNNLRTPRRVFLMIFCVWFAALIVSLAPQFGWKDPDYMKRIEEQHCMVSQDVGYQIFATCCTFYVPLLVILFLYWKIYIIARKRIQRRAQKSFNVTLTETDCDSAVRELKKERGKRRAERKRLESGERTPVDGDGTGGQLQRRPRKRMRICFGRNTNTANVVAGSEGAVARSMAAIAVDFASLAITREETEFSTSNYDNKSHAGTELTTVSSDADDYRTSNANEIITLSQQVAHATQHHLIASHLNAITPLAQSIAMGGVACLTTTSPSEKPVSGAAAAAGAGVGAGAAGGAGAGAGGSGSGSGEEGPGTEGKSAGVGLGGVLASIANPHQKLAKRRQLLEAKRERKAAQTLAIITGAFVICWLPFFVMALTMSLCKECEIHTAVASLFLWLGYFNSTLNPVIYTIFNPEFRRAFKRILFGRKAAARARSAKI